CCCGATGTGAGCCGTATTGTGCGCGATGTGCTCTCCTCGCGGGGCTGGTCGGACAAGGCTCCCGAGGTACGCGGTGCGGTGTTCGAGAGGTGGGCGTCGCTCAACGCTCTCGTGCAGGTTGCCGATTCGATTGCCGAGCGCGAGGGCGCGAGCCTCAGGGACGTTGTTGCCGAGCTTGAGGAACGCCGCGAGGCGCAAAGTGCTCCCGTGAGTGAGGCCGTGACGATCGCGACCGTGCACGCCGCGAAAGGGCTCGAGTGGCCCGTGGTGTTCGTTGTCGGGGCGAGTGAAGGCACCTTCCCAATCTCCTACGCGAAAACGGACAGGGAGATCGAGGAGGAACGGCGCCTGTTTTACGTCGCGATGACACGCGCGCGCGACGTTCTCACGGTGACGTGGGCCGCGGCGCGCAGCGAAGGTGCGAAAGCGTCGAGGAAGGCCTCGCGGTTCATTGCGGGGAGCTTCGACCACCGTGACGAAGGTGCCGCTGAGCGAACGGCGATGAAACGTACGACCGGGCGGCGCGGCGCCCGCATCTTTACGACATGCAAAGGTTGCGGCGAAGCTCTCACAACTCCGGGCGAGCAGAAGGTCGGCCGCCACGCGGGCTGCGGGGGCGAGGAGAGCGCCGAACTCTTCGGAAAGCTACGGGCCTGGCGCCGTGAGCGTGCGAGTGAGCTCAAGCGGCCCGCCTTTGCGGTGTTTACCGACTCGACCCTTCTGGCGATCGCGGATCGAACTCCCGCGAGCCTCGAAGAGCTTCATCAGGTTCCCGGCGTGGGGCAGTCGAAGCTCACGCAGTTCGGCGAGGAGGTCCTCGCGATCATTGCCGAGGCACGCTAAGAAGGTAAAGAAGAACCGGTGCCGTGGCGGCACCGGTTCGTTCTTTCATGCATGTGCGGGGCGGGCACGGATGCGCCCGCGTGCACTCACTTGCTGGGGAGGAAGCGGTTAAGCTTCGTGCCGCACTCGGGGCATTCAGCCTTCGCCGCACGGCGGCCCTTGTCGTTGACCTGGATGGTGCCGGTTGCTTCGTGCTTCGCGCGGCACTTCACGCAGTAGAACTCGCCCGTGTAGGTTTCGTCAGCCATGGTTGCTCCTAGGGATTGTGGTGAACTCTCTGTTCGACGCCACTGTATAAGCATTTTTGAGGACTTAGGAACTCAACACTCCGCGAAGGAGACGGAGAAACCGCACGTCAGAGGCGTTTTTGGGAATGGTTCGCAAGTAAGGGTGTCAAAGAGGTGGTTTGGGGTGTCGGGTGATGAGGTGGAGCGGCATAAAAAAGGGCGATCCCCCGGGGACGCTTAATGCACGCGGGCCTTCCCCGCTCGCGAGCATTTGTTTTCCCGGAGGATCGCTTCTCCATCGAATGTAGTGGCCTGTTCGACCCCGGTCAAAGCGGCGACGGGCCGGCATTGTGGATAACTTAGCGATTGTTGTGGACACCCCGTCAAGCTGTGTGGAAAGTGTGTGTGGATAATTGGCCGTAGGGGTCTAATGTGCTCAATGACCTGGGCATTTATCGTGCCGTGATGGTGAATATTAATTTTTTGCAACATGTGTTGCAGTCCTCATCGATGCGTCACACGCGGGACGGAGGTCCTCATGTCGCCAGGCTTATCCACAACCTTGGGGTGCTTGTCAAGCCAGTTCCCCATTAGACTCGCACCGTGCCCCAGCGACGCCCCGAACGCGAAAAACTACTCCTCGATGGCATCTCCGAGCCCATCGAGGTGGTGCGCTCCACTCGCCGCCGAAAAACCATCACCGCACGTCGCAGAGGTGGAGTGTTTGAACTTCTCGTTCCCGCGAGACTTTCGGCACGTGAAACGCGCAAATGGGCGCGAGACATGTACGCGAAGCACGCAAACCGCTCCGAGAGCGCAGCCGCAAGTGATGAGGAACTCATGGCGCTTGCCTTAGTGCTGAGAGAAAAGTACCTACCGAGTGCTCCACCGCCTTCGAGCGTGCGGTGGGTCACGAACCAGGGCAAGCGCTGGGGCTCGTGCACGAGCGCCGATGGCTCAATTCGCCTCTCTCACCTTTTGAAAGACATGCCGAGCTACGTGATCGAATCCGTTCTTGTGCACGAGCTCGCCCATCTCCTCGAACCGAACCACTCGCGGGCCTTTCGCCAGCTCGAGGCCTCGTATCCCAAGCTTGAGCGGGCCAACGGTTTCCTCGAGGGGTACTCGTTTGCCGAGCAGCCCTAGCCAAGGGGCTCCTTAGGAGCGGAGCTTTGCGAGCGTAGGTTTAAGGTCGGGGACGACGCTTGCAGGGAGGGCCTCGAGCCGCCACCACCGAACGTCGTGGCTCTCCTCGCTCAAGGTGAGGGCGTCCGTGGGGGAGGCGGGCGTGACGGCCGCACGCATGAGGTATTGCACGTCCCAATGCTCGCTGCAGACCGCGAAATTCTTATTGAGGTTGTGCGCGTGCAGCGTGAACGGCGCGGCGCCCACGATCGCGAGCTCAGCGAGGCCCGATTCCTCGGCGACTTCTCGTCGAGCGGCCTCTTCGAAGCTCTCTTCACCTGCCTCGATGTGCCCGCCGAATTGGAGCCACGCGCCAACCTTGCGGTGGTGGTGAAGCGCAACGAACTGGCCGGAGGCATCGATCACGATCCCGCTCGCGGTGAAGTGCACGGGACCGCTCGATTTGAGGTGAGCTCTTTCGCTCGAGGTTGCGAGCGCAAGGAATCGCTGCCTCTCCCGAGAAGGCGCGCACGCCTCGAGCTCGGTGAGAAAGCTTCCGGGAAGGCTCACTGATCGTCGCCCGGCTTCCCATCGCCGTTGGGGGTGCCCCCGGGCTCTTCACCCCGATCGTCAAACTCACCGTCAAGCAACTTGCGAAGCTCCTCATCGAAATCGGGGGAGGCGGAGTTCATCGCGCCAAACTCGGGAAGATCGGGGAGCCCGTCACCGTCGGAATCCTTGGTGGGCACGGGCGCCTGAGGGGCCTGCGGACGCCCGCTCAGCACCTCGGGGCTCGGGAGAAGATCCGGGTGTGCCCAGACCTTTTCGCGGCCCTGCATCCCTTCGGTCGCGAGCACCGATTCCCACCACGCGTACGCTTCCTTGACCGAGCGTGGGTGTAGCTCGATGCCTACGAGATTCGTGAGGGTATCCAGAGCGCTACCGCCCGTTGCGCGTCGCCGCTGGACGAGTTCGCGCATCGCGTCGAGGCGGGGGAGTTTCTCGCGCAAGGCCTCTGTCACGACGAGGTCGACCCACGATTCGATGAGCGCGAGGGTCGTCGTGAGCTCCGTGAGGGCACGTTCCTGGTCGGCGGAGCGCGTGAAGGTGAAGATGTCTTCGGGGTTCGTGGCGCTCATCGCTGCGGGATTGTTGACGTCGAAGTCGCGAATCTTCTCCTCGAGAGCCCCCATGTCGAGGGTGATCCCTCGCGCGTATCCCTCAATCGCGGTGAAGAGATGCTCGGGGAGCCAGGGTGCGCTCTTGAAGAGGCTCTGGTGGGCGATCTCGCGCGCGGTGAAGAAAATGCGTGCCGCATCAACGTCGAGGTCGGTGCCCTCGAGAACGTCGGCGAGGTTCGCGGGCACGACCACGGGGGCGTAGAACGTCCACAGGGGGAGCGAAAGGTCGGTAACTCCGATGGCCTCACGTGCGATCGAGCCGATCGCATGCCCAAATTGGAGACCGAACATCGTGCCGCCCATTTTCTTCATCATCGAGCTCGGATCGCCGAGAGCCCCGCTCATGGCGCCGAGTGGCCCGGCGCCACCGAGCTGCTCGAGTCCACCGAGTTCCCCAAGCTGCTTCGCAAACGCGTCGCCGATGGCCTCGGCCATGTATTGCGCGACCGGCTCCACGATTTTTTGCCAGCGCGGGAGCGTGCGGTTCACCCATGTGCCGCGGCTCCAGCACTCGACCGCGTCGCTCA
The window above is part of the Dermabacter vaginalis genome. Proteins encoded here:
- a CDS encoding DUF5679 domain-containing protein, with product MADETYTGEFYCVKCRAKHEATGTIQVNDKGRRAAKAECPECGTKLNRFLPSK
- a CDS encoding M48 family metallopeptidase, translated to MPQRRPEREKLLLDGISEPIEVVRSTRRRKTITARRRGGVFELLVPARLSARETRKWARDMYAKHANRSESAAASDEELMALALVLREKYLPSAPPPSSVRWVTNQGKRWGSCTSADGSIRLSHLLKDMPSYVIESVLVHELAHLLEPNHSRAFRQLEASYPKLERANGFLEGYSFAEQP
- a CDS encoding NUDIX hydrolase → MSLPGSFLTELEACAPSRERQRFLALATSSERAHLKSSGPVHFTASGIVIDASGQFVALHHHRKVGAWLQFGGHIEAGEESFEEAARREVAEESGLAELAIVGAAPFTLHAHNLNKNFAVCSEHWDVQYLMRAAVTPASPTDALTLSEESHDVRWWRLEALPASVVPDLKPTLAKLRS
- a CDS encoding zinc-dependent metalloprotease, translating into MSDESNEENLRKFLEEIFQGQIPPGALEGLDLSELAKGAGLPSDPAMLRMAALQMQSLFAAGGDGPVNWKLGHDLARQVASGNVTLLPTGALPQIGGTSIGTAGDPNVSEADEHAMREAGNVAAMWLAEKTDFAVVSDAVECWSRGTWVNRTLPRWQKIVEPVAQYMAEAIGDAFAKQLGELGGLEQLGGAGPLGAMSGALGDPSSMMKKMGGTMFGLQFGHAIGSIAREAIGVTDLSLPLWTFYAPVVVPANLADVLEGTDLDVDAARIFFTAREIAHQSLFKSAPWLPEHLFTAIEGYARGITLDMGALEEKIRDFDVNNPAAMSATNPEDIFTFTRSADQERALTELTTTLALIESWVDLVVTEALREKLPRLDAMRELVQRRRATGGSALDTLTNLVGIELHPRSVKEAYAWWESVLATEGMQGREKVWAHPDLLPSPEVLSGRPQAPQAPVPTKDSDGDGLPDLPEFGAMNSASPDFDEELRKLLDGEFDDRGEEPGGTPNGDGKPGDDQ